A genome region from Microbacterium profundi includes the following:
- a CDS encoding fumarylacetoacetate hydrolase family protein: MTDSFARPGKIIAVHLSYASRADQRGRRPADPSYFFKVASSIAASGGTVERPAGTELLAFEGEIALVIGTPARHVGIDDAWSHVASVTAANDLGLYDLRANDKGSNVRSKGGDGYTPLGPDLIDARDVDPADIRVRTWVNGELRQDDNSSGLIFPLAQFVADLSQHFTLETGDIILTGTPTGSSVIVPGDVVEVEVDAPNAPGAPTSGRLVTTVTQGDVPFDDTLGSVPAVDDTQRTEAWGTTPADPSTGSGSGSVPAPEPVEGSGSPHPEPVGGSGSLHALFPDLRAKLEKAPTAGLSSQLRKRGHHSCFIDGVAANIAGTKIVGTARTLRFIPAREDLFKSHGGGYNAQKRLFDAVGEGEIIVIEAREDATTGTLGDILALRAKARGAAGVVTDGGVRDFDEVARIGLPVFSQGAHPSVLGRKHVPWELDVTIGCGGAAVQPGDIIVGDGDGVIVIPPSLVEEVVDAALAQEDEDAWIAAQVEAGHPVDGLFPLNAEWRAKYEARG, encoded by the coding sequence GTGACGGACTCATTCGCCCGCCCCGGCAAGATCATCGCGGTTCACCTCAGCTATGCATCCCGTGCCGATCAGCGCGGCCGTCGGCCCGCCGATCCCTCCTACTTCTTCAAGGTCGCAAGCTCCATCGCAGCATCCGGCGGCACCGTCGAGCGCCCGGCCGGCACAGAGCTGCTCGCCTTCGAGGGCGAGATCGCCCTCGTGATCGGCACTCCTGCCCGCCACGTCGGCATCGACGACGCCTGGTCGCACGTCGCATCCGTCACCGCGGCCAATGATCTCGGCCTGTACGACCTGCGCGCGAATGACAAGGGCTCGAACGTGCGCTCCAAGGGCGGCGACGGATACACACCGCTCGGCCCGGACCTGATCGATGCCCGGGACGTCGACCCCGCCGACATCCGGGTCCGCACGTGGGTCAACGGCGAGTTGCGCCAGGACGACAACTCCTCTGGTCTCATCTTCCCGCTCGCGCAGTTCGTCGCCGACCTCTCCCAGCACTTCACGCTCGAGACCGGAGACATCATCCTCACCGGCACGCCGACTGGTTCATCCGTCATCGTCCCCGGCGACGTCGTCGAGGTCGAGGTCGACGCCCCGAACGCACCGGGTGCGCCGACATCCGGACGCCTGGTGACCACCGTCACGCAGGGCGACGTGCCGTTCGACGACACTCTCGGGTCGGTGCCGGCCGTCGACGACACGCAGCGCACCGAGGCCTGGGGCACGACTCCCGCCGACCCTTCGACAGGCTCAGGGAGCGGCTCAGTACCGGCCCCTGAGCCTGTCGAAGGGTCCGGGTCCCCGCACCCTGAGCCTGTCGGAGGGTCCGGGTCCCTGCATGCACTCTTCCCCGACCTCCGCGCCAAGCTCGAGAAGGCACCGACGGCCGGCCTCTCCTCCCAGCTTCGCAAGCGCGGACACCACTCCTGCTTCATCGACGGCGTCGCCGCCAACATCGCAGGGACGAAGATCGTCGGCACAGCGCGCACGCTGCGCTTCATCCCGGCCCGCGAAGACCTCTTCAAGAGCCACGGCGGCGGATACAACGCGCAGAAGCGCCTGTTCGATGCGGTCGGCGAAGGCGAGATCATCGTGATCGAGGCGCGGGAGGATGCCACGACCGGCACCCTCGGCGACATCCTCGCACTGCGCGCGAAGGCCCGAGGCGCGGCCGGCGTCGTCACCGACGGCGGCGTGCGCGACTTCGACGAGGTCGCCCGCATCGGCCTGCCGGTTTTCTCGCAGGGTGCGCACCCGTCGGTACTCGGCCGCAAGCACGTGCCGTGGGAGCTGGATGTCACCATCGGATGCGGCGGCGCGGCTGTGCAGCCGGGCGACATCATCGTCGGCGATGGCGACGGCGTGATCGTGATTCCGCCGTCGCTTGTCGAAGAGGTCGTCGATGCTGCGCTCGCGCAGGAGGACGAGGACGCCTGGATCGCCGCGCAGGTCGAGGCGGGGCATCCGGTCGACGGTCTGTTCCCGTTGAACGCCGAGTGGCGCGCGAAATATGAGGCCCGCGGATGA